The following is a genomic window from Halorubellus sp. JP-L1.
GGCGGTCGACTCGCCGAGAGCGACGCACGGACGGTCGCACAAGAGTTAATTTTATACATATAGGATATCGAATACAACGTACTGATGCATACTCGATCCATCGGGGGGAGGGAGCGATGAAGTCGACGACGGTCACCGTCGAGAAGATGGACCTCCTGTTCCTGAAGTGGAACTCGCACATCAACGCGTCCGGCCTCTACCGCGAAGCGATCCGCGACGTCATGGAGGAGCACGACGTCGCGCCCCACGAACTCCGCGAGCTCGTCGAGCGGGCGGAGGACGCCGGCTACGACCTCGACGACCTCGTCGAGCGCACGGACCGCGTCGACGACCTCGAGCGACTCGTCGAGGAGTCCAAGGAACTCGCCCAGTAATCGGTTCGTATCGCCTCGCCTGGACGTATGCGGTGCCTACGGGTCGGGCGGCCGGGAGGTGTGATATTGCATAACAGCATGCTTTATATTGGTCGGGAAGCTATCGAACTTCAACATGAGACGGCGGCGTCTCCTGAGCGCGCTCTCGGCGGGGGTCGCGGCGTCGAGCGGTTGCCTCAGCACCGTCGAGGCGCCGGCCCTGGACCGCGAGGACTCCCGACCGCCGCTGGCGAGAGAGGACTTCGTGTCGTCCGAGGGGAACGCCCAGCGAGAGGCCGTGATTCCGAACGTCTCGTTGCTCCCCATGTCGACGGCGTCGAGCACCGACGGTGACGAGTCCAGGGTCGTTCCGGCCCCGCAGGACGACTCGGGGAACGAGAGCGCACCGGCGTCGAACGAGTCGAGGAAGTCGACGCCGGTGTCGTCGGAGACGTCCACTTCGAGGGCGACGGAGACGTCGACGTCCGTGGCCGTCTCCGGTCGCGACTTCGAGGAACAGGGGCTGTACGTGACGGACGACTTCTGGCAGTACCGTACGCACGTCCACCGGTACGCCGTGGACGAGGTGACGACGACGGTGTTCCCGACGGAACCGTCGACGGACACGCCGGTGAAGGTCGTGGTCGCCGCGTCGGTGTACCCGCGAGGCGGCCTCGTCGATAGCGTCGCGAGCGAGCCGTTCCGGCCGGATTCGAGCGCGCGTCGCGTGACCGTCCCGATGGACCTGTCGGCGGCGCCGGACGGCGTCCCGCTCCAGTACGTCGCCGCAGTGGTGCCCGAGAGCGTGGAGCCGACGGAGATCCATCCCGAGGACCTCCACGCGCTGATGGAGACGGACCCGTTCGTGGTGGCCGACGATCTCCTCGAACGCGTGGACCGACCGGAGCGACTGGCGGCGGATTCGGGGAGGGCGTTCGACCGGCAGCCCGTCGAGGGCGGGTACGTGCAGACGCTCCGCGGGCGGACCAAGGGCCGGTCGTGGGAGGTGAGCTTCCTCGCGTTCGACAGCGCGTACGTCGCGGCGAAACGTCGGTCGCGCGGGCGAGCGCGAGCGGAGTACGTCTCGTACGAGCTGCTGGAGGGGGCAGCGAACGAGATCGCGGAGTTCGTCTACGAGGCCGCGGAGAACAACGGGTTCACGAGCGAGTTCGAGCGCATCCAGTTCGCGTTGAGTTTCGTGCAGCGACTCCCGTACGTCTCGGACGACGTGTCGACGGGGTACGACGACTACACGAAGTTCATCATGGAGACGTTGACGTCGTTCAAGGGGGACTGCGAGGACACGAGCATCCTGTTCGCGTCCATCCTCGAGTCCGAGCCGTTCAACTACAACGCGGTCCTGCTCGAGCCACCGGGACACATGGCCGTCGGACTGTTGATGGAGAAGGACTTCGAGGGGTTCTCGTACATCTACGACGGCAGCCAGTACTTCTACGTGGAGACGACGACGGAGGGGTGGGGGATCGGGCAGATCCCCGACCAGTACCGGGAGACGAAGGCCCGCATCTACGACGTCTGAGTGCGAACGCGGTTCGCGTTCGGGGGCCTGGCCGCCGAATCGCGGGTCGACGTCGCGAACGGCGACCTCGTGTAGGGAAAGATACAACCCAAGGGGGTGTCTGTCTCGTTGGTATGGAGTCGGGTGAACGGGTGATGGTCGATGGGTGAGACGCGGAACATCGAGGTGGGTGAGACGGTCGACGGCGACCCGGTCGAGCTCCCGGTCGTCGAACTCCTCACGGGGCGGGGGTTCGTCACTGGGAAGTCCGGGAGCGGGAAGTCGAACACGGCGAGCGTCGTCTGCGAGGAACTGCTCGATGCGGGGTTCCCGATGCTCATCATCGACTGCGAGGGCGAGTACTATGGCCTCAAGGAGGAGTACGAGCTCCTGCACGTCGGTGCGGACGAGGAGTGCGACATCCAGGTGTCGCCCGAGCACGCCGAGAAGGTCGCGGAGCTTGCGCTGGAGGAGAACATCCCGGTCATCCTCGACGTCTCGGGGTACCTCGACGACGACGTGTCGGACGAACTCATCCTGAAGACGGCGCGGCACCTGTTCGCGAAGGAGAAGAAGCTGAAGAAGCCGTTCCTGCTCGTCTGCGAGGAGGTCCACGAGTACATCCCGGAGGGTGGTGGGATGGACGAGACGGGGAAGATGCTCATCAAGATCGGGAAGCGCGGCCGCAAGCACGGCCTGGGCATCGTCGGCATCAGTCAGCGACCCGCGGACGTGAAGAAGGACTTCATCACGCAGGCGAACTGGCTCGTCTGGCATCGCCTCACGTGGGAGAACGACACGAACGTCGTCGGGCGCATCATCGGGAGCGAGTACGCCGAGAAGGTGACGGACCTCGACGACGGGCAGGCGTTCATGCAGACGGACTGGGCGGAGGCGGACCTGCGGACGGTGCAGTTCCGCCGGAAGCGGACGTTCGACGCCGGCGCGACGCCGGGGCTGGACGACTTCGAGCGCCCGGAGTTGAAGTCGGTGAGCGACAACTTGGTCGGGGACCTCCAGTCGATCACGGAGGACAAGGAGGAGCACGAGAACCGGATCGCGGAGCTGGAGGCGGAGATCGAGAAGAAGGAAACGCGCATCGAGACCCTGGAGGACGAGCTGGAGGACGCGCGCGACATCTCGCAGGCAGCGAACAAGATGGCGGACGCGATCGCGGGGAACACGGGCATCTCTGCGCCGACCGCCGAGGACCAGCAGACGCTGGACGAGGTCGACGGCGACAAATCTGACCGCGAGAAGTCGAACGCGGAGATCGAGCACGAGCGCAACGAGTTCCGGAAGCGCGCGCGAGAGCTCGAGGAGCGACTGGACGACCTGGCGTCGACGAAGACCGACCTCGAGGACCGCGTGGAGTCGCTCGTGGTCGAGAAGGAGACGCTCGCCGAGGAGAGGGACGAGCTCCGCGGGGAGCGCGACGAGCTCGCGACGCGCGTGGACGAACTGGAGGCGGAGGTCGAGTCGATGCGGGCGGAACTGGGCGACGAGCGCGACAAGGCCGAGCAGCTGGAGGCGGAGACGGACGACGGCGAGGTCATCTCGGATCAGGCCGACCGCATCGCGTTCCTCGAGATGGCGCTCGAACAACTCCAGCGGCGACTTTCGGAGGACGACGACGCTGCAGGCAGCCTGGAGTCGGTGTCGACGATCGACCTGCTCCACGAGCCGCCGGTCGAGGAGAAGGTCGAGGCGGCGATCCGCGAGTCGAACTGTCGCCGCGAGCACGCGTGGGACGTCATCGCGGTGCTCGCCGACCGCGGGCCGATGCGGACGCGGGACCTGGAGCCGCTCGTGGACGCGACCGGCCACCACATCTCGAGTGCCATCATCGAACTGCGGAAGGTGAACGTCCTGGAGCGCGACCAGCAGGGCCGCCACGAGATTAATCGACGGTACGTGGAGGGCCTCATCGAGACGAAGGCCGAACGCGAGGGGCTGGCGCCGCTCAAGAACCGGTCGCGACGGTAGCGTCGACGGCGTCGCGGCTCGTGGGCGTGATCTCAGGCGCCGCCGCTGACGCTGTGGAGGCCGACGATGCCGCAGACGATGACGGCGATGAAGCCGACGCGGGCGAGCGACGCCGGTTCGTCGAAGAGGACGACGCCGAGGGTCGCGGTGCCGACGGCGCCGATGCCCGTCCAGACGGCGTAGGCGGTGCCGATGGGGAGGTCCTGGACGGCTCTGGCGAGGAGGATCATGCTGACGACGAGCGCGACGGCCGTGGCTGCGGTCGGTACTGGTTTCGTGAGGCCGTCGGAGTACTGGAGGCCGATGGCCCAGCCGATCTCGAACAAGCCGGCGACGACGAGGAGCGTCCAGGACACGCTCGAGGGGTGGGCGCGGTCCGAGTTACGTGCTACGATGCGCGCGCGGTCTCGTGGAGGGAGGCGTCCGCGCCCGTCAGGATTAATCCCCTCCGCGCTGTAGTGTCGTTCGCATGAGACGACGCGCGGTACTGGGGATCCTGGGGACGGTCGGGACCGGCGGGTGTCTGCGATTGGCCGGGGAGACGACGACCACGCGGCAGAGCGCGACTACGGCGGCGTCGGCGAGGTCGGCCGCACCGGCGACCGCGACCGAGCCGTCGACGACGACCGAGGAGTGGTCGGACGAGCCGTCGTATCCGTACGGGCTCGCCGACGACGGCGTCAGTCCGTTGCTCTACGATACGTGCGTGCAGTCCCTCTCCGGTCGGGCGTTCCGCGCACGGTACACGAAGGTGGACGCCGAGCGAGCGACCCGGAAGTGGGACCGAACGTTCGCGGTCGCCGACAGGCAGGCGGTCGCACAGTGGACGCGGAACCAGGGCGGACTCGTCGACATGTTCCGGACCGGGAACGAGGGCCTGTGGCGCGAGGACCTCGGCGACGCGTACACGTACGGACGGGACGCTGGCGGGTTCTCGATGCGCGAGATCGTCTGGGACAAGGAGTTGGAACCGCTGATTTCGGCGCCCGCGTGGGGGTCACCGGAGCGGACGAACGACGCACGGCCGGCTATCTGGACGGTCGAGGCGGACGGGCTGGAGACGCCGAACGTCGCTCCGGGGTACGTCGAGGGCGAGTTGCGGGCGGTCGACTCGGCGTCGCTTCGCGTGGACGAGACGGGCGTGATCCGGTCGTTCGAGGCGTCCTATACAGTGTACGACGCGAACGCGGACGACACCCGGTCGTACACGTTCCGATACCTGACGAGGGACCTGGGGTCAGTCGCGGTGAGCGAGCCGGAGTGGACGGCGACCGCACGCCAGCAGCGACCGACCGCGTCGGCGTCGCTCACGGACGACCGGCGGTTCGTTCGGCTGCGCGTCGAGTCCGGCGGCCTCATCGCGACGGACTCGCGGATCTCCGTGTTCGAGGAGGGGACGGATCGGAAGTTCGTCACGCACACGCAGTCGTCGTTAGAGGAGGGCGACGTTGCCTACCTCTATCGGACGT
Proteins encoded in this region:
- a CDS encoding helicase HerA domain-containing protein, whose amino-acid sequence is MGETRNIEVGETVDGDPVELPVVELLTGRGFVTGKSGSGKSNTASVVCEELLDAGFPMLIIDCEGEYYGLKEEYELLHVGADEECDIQVSPEHAEKVAELALEENIPVILDVSGYLDDDVSDELILKTARHLFAKEKKLKKPFLLVCEEVHEYIPEGGGMDETGKMLIKIGKRGRKHGLGIVGISQRPADVKKDFITQANWLVWHRLTWENDTNVVGRIIGSEYAEKVTDLDDGQAFMQTDWAEADLRTVQFRRKRTFDAGATPGLDDFERPELKSVSDNLVGDLQSITEDKEEHENRIAELEAEIEKKETRIETLEDELEDARDISQAANKMADAIAGNTGISAPTAEDQQTLDEVDGDKSDREKSNAEIEHERNEFRKRARELEERLDDLASTKTDLEDRVESLVVEKETLAEERDELRGERDELATRVDELEAEVESMRAELGDERDKAEQLEAETDDGEVISDQADRIAFLEMALEQLQRRLSEDDDAAGSLESVSTIDLLHEPPVEEKVEAAIRESNCRREHAWDVIAVLADRGPMRTRDLEPLVDATGHHISSAIIELRKVNVLERDQQGRHEINRRYVEGLIETKAEREGLAPLKNRSRR
- a CDS encoding multidrug efflux SMR transporter — protein: MSWTLLVVAGLFEIGWAIGLQYSDGLTKPVPTAATAVALVVSMILLARAVQDLPIGTAYAVWTGIGAVGTATLGVVLFDEPASLARVGFIAVIVCGIVGLHSVSGGA